The following are encoded together in the Nocardioides sp. Arc9.136 genome:
- a CDS encoding amidase has protein sequence MAALDDATGIARAVRAGEADPREVVERAIARIEELDGTLNAVAHSRFEEALAEVDAGLPDGPLRGVPVLVKDLYADVAGLPSTRGSRLWADHVPAADSELVRRYRAAGAVVLGTTNVPELGLNASTEGALLGTCRNPRDTGRSTGGSSGGSAVAVATGMVPVATASDGGGSIRIPAAMNGLFGLKPGRGRVSPAPYPSLLAGPVSVHHALTTTVRDSALLLDLTHGSLPGDAFGAPTPAASWVELAARAPGRLRVGLAVAPGDGEPAHPEVLAVLRSAADLLSDLGHEVVETVLDHALADSQGGGAALMGAGLVAAVDARLAELGRGLREDDLEPFTRLLLEHHRSTTTGADVVRALETAQRVGWRLGRQLSRADGGFDVLLSPTLAEPVPALGVLDTARPETIWEHAGRYAAFTSVYNLTGQPAMSLPLGTDAAGLPVGVQVSADLGREGLLLALATQVEAAAPWQRHAPTPEA, from the coding sequence GTGGCCGCGCTCGACGACGCGACCGGGATCGCACGGGCCGTCCGCGCGGGCGAGGCGGACCCCCGGGAGGTCGTCGAGCGCGCGATCGCCCGGATCGAGGAGCTGGACGGCACGCTGAACGCCGTCGCCCACTCCCGCTTCGAGGAGGCGCTCGCCGAGGTCGACGCGGGCCTGCCCGACGGGCCGCTGCGAGGCGTGCCCGTGCTGGTCAAGGACCTGTACGCCGACGTCGCCGGCCTGCCCTCCACGCGCGGCAGCCGGCTGTGGGCCGACCACGTGCCGGCCGCCGACAGCGAGCTGGTCCGGCGGTACCGCGCGGCCGGCGCGGTCGTGCTGGGGACCACCAACGTCCCCGAGCTCGGCCTCAACGCCAGCACCGAGGGAGCGCTCCTCGGGACCTGCCGCAACCCGCGTGACACGGGCCGGTCCACCGGCGGCTCGAGCGGCGGCTCGGCGGTCGCGGTCGCCACCGGGATGGTGCCGGTCGCCACCGCCAGCGACGGGGGCGGGTCGATCCGGATCCCGGCCGCCATGAACGGCCTCTTCGGGCTCAAGCCCGGTCGCGGCCGCGTCAGCCCGGCGCCGTACCCCTCCCTGCTGGCGGGGCCGGTCAGCGTGCACCACGCGCTGACCACCACCGTCCGCGACAGCGCGCTGCTGCTCGACCTGACCCACGGGTCCCTGCCCGGCGACGCGTTCGGGGCGCCGACCCCCGCGGCCTCCTGGGTGGAGCTGGCGGCGCGCGCCCCCGGCCGGCTGCGGGTCGGGTTGGCGGTGGCGCCCGGCGACGGGGAGCCCGCCCACCCCGAGGTGCTCGCCGTGCTCCGCTCGGCCGCCGACCTGCTCAGCGACCTGGGCCACGAGGTCGTCGAGACCGTCCTGGACCACGCCCTGGCCGACTCCCAGGGCGGGGGAGCGGCGCTGATGGGCGCCGGCCTGGTCGCCGCGGTGGACGCCCGGCTGGCCGAGCTCGGCCGCGGGCTGCGTGAGGACGACCTCGAGCCGTTCACCCGGCTCCTCCTCGAGCACCACCGGTCGACCACGACCGGCGCGGACGTGGTCCGGGCGCTGGAGACCGCGCAGCGGGTGGGCTGGCGGCTCGGCCGCCAGCTGAGCCGCGCCGACGGCGGCTTCGACGTGCTGCTCAGCCCGACGCTCGCCGAGCCCGTCCCGGCCCTCGGCGTGCTCGACACCGCGCGGCCGGAGACGATCTGGGAGCACGCCGGCAGGTACGCCGCGTTCACCAGCGTCTACAACCTGACCGGCCAGCCGGCCATGTCGCTGCCGCTGGGGACCGACGCCGCCGGACTGCCCGTCGGCGTGCAGGTCTCCGCCGACCTCGGCCGGGAGGGGCTGCTGCTCGCGCTGGCGACCCAGGTCGAGGCGGCCGCGCCCTGGCAGCGGCACGCTCCGACCCCGGAGGCCTAG
- a CDS encoding sulfotransferase translates to MLARDLTRQLGDHLSPRTTSRLRAALGAWGWLTAPVRMEPDLLVVGAQRAGTTTMFRLLSEHPDLVRPTATKGTSYFDDEYHRGPRWYRSHFPVRALAALARPGRDLRAFECSGYYLFHPLAAERIARDLPRAHVVVLVRDPVERARSAHRHEVARGFESLPFDAAVAAEKQRLAGEEQRLVDEPGYRSQEHRHHAYVGRGRYAEQVQRLVDALGRDRVHVVDADRFFADPVPQFVALQRRLGLSVWVPAAVERWNARPADPLPPDEHAELLQRFADSDAALADLLGEEPSWRTAAVTR, encoded by the coding sequence GTGCTTGCTCGAGACCTGACCCGGCAGCTGGGCGACCACCTGTCCCCGCGCACCACGAGCCGGCTGCGGGCCGCGCTGGGGGCGTGGGGGTGGCTGACCGCACCGGTGCGGATGGAGCCCGACCTCCTGGTCGTGGGGGCCCAGCGGGCCGGCACGACGACGATGTTCCGGCTGCTGTCCGAGCACCCCGACCTGGTGCGGCCCACCGCGACCAAGGGCACCAGCTACTTCGACGACGAGTACCACCGCGGTCCGCGCTGGTACCGCTCCCACTTCCCGGTCCGCGCACTGGCGGCGCTGGCCCGGCCGGGGCGTGACCTGCGCGCCTTCGAGTGCAGCGGGTACTACCTCTTCCACCCGCTCGCCGCCGAGCGCATCGCCCGCGACCTGCCCCGCGCCCACGTCGTGGTGCTCGTCCGCGACCCCGTCGAGCGGGCCCGCTCCGCCCACCGGCACGAGGTCGCCCGCGGGTTCGAGTCGCTCCCGTTCGACGCCGCGGTCGCGGCGGAGAAGCAGCGGCTGGCCGGCGAGGAGCAACGGCTCGTCGACGAGCCGGGGTACCGCAGCCAGGAGCACCGCCACCACGCCTACGTCGGCCGCGGGCGGTACGCCGAGCAGGTCCAGCGCCTCGTGGACGCCCTCGGCCGGGACCGCGTGCACGTGGTCGACGCCGACCGGTTCTTCGCCGACCCGGTCCCGCAGTTCGTCGCGCTCCAGCGCCGGCTCGGCCTCTCGGTGTGGGTGCCCGCCGCGGTCGAGCGGTGGAACGCCCGTCCGGCCGATCCACTGCCCCCCGACGAGCACGCCGAGCTGCTGCAGAGGTTCGCGGACTCCGACGCCGCGCTCGCCGACCTGCTCGGCGAAGAGCCGTCCTGGCGGACCGCGGCGGTGACCCGATGA
- a CDS encoding response regulator transcription factor, giving the protein MSSGTRNATRVALVEDHTLFADSLDMVLTVEGYDVRRVPIPDDGGSMASILSTVLGTRPRVVLLDLDLGRLGDAARLIGPLARAGVNVVVVTASPDRGRWGECLRLGARKVISKSRPLTEILATVRRLVQGLPVTDVAEREELLRLWHDQRSEKQQARERLDRLTQREREVLALLVQGKAVREIASEKFVSEATVRTQVKSILAKLEVSSQLAAVGLAHHVGWVPPSG; this is encoded by the coding sequence GTGAGCAGCGGCACCCGGAACGCCACCCGGGTGGCGCTGGTCGAGGACCACACGCTCTTCGCCGACTCCCTCGACATGGTGCTCACCGTCGAGGGGTACGACGTGCGGCGGGTGCCGATCCCCGACGACGGCGGCTCGATGGCCTCGATCCTGTCCACGGTCCTCGGCACCCGGCCGCGCGTGGTCCTGCTCGACCTGGACCTCGGCCGGCTGGGCGACGCCGCCCGCCTCATCGGCCCGCTGGCGAGGGCCGGCGTGAACGTCGTCGTGGTGACGGCCAGCCCGGACCGCGGGCGGTGGGGTGAGTGCCTGCGCCTGGGTGCGCGGAAGGTGATCAGCAAGTCGCGCCCGCTGACCGAGATCCTGGCGACCGTGCGCCGCCTGGTCCAGGGCCTCCCGGTCACCGACGTCGCCGAGCGCGAGGAGCTGCTGCGCCTCTGGCACGACCAGCGCAGCGAGAAGCAGCAGGCCCGCGAGCGCCTCGACCGGCTCACCCAGCGCGAGCGCGAGGTCCTCGCGCTGCTCGTGCAGGGGAAGGCCGTGCGGGAGATCGCGTCCGAGAAGTTCGTCTCCGAGGCGACCGTGCGCACCCAGGTGAAGTCCATCCTCGCCAAGCTCGAGGTGTCCTCGCAGCTGGCCGCGGTCGGTCTCGCCCACCACGTCGGCTGGGTGCCGCCGAGCGGGTGA
- a CDS encoding O-antigen ligase, with protein sequence MHPAVLVPPPNAPPVAPPVAPPAGRSTGAARPGRWTGPGWPITVLLAGYPLWWLLGIDAFLPLALAVPMARQLLRGRTVVLPAGLGWYLLFLCWILLGAALLWTDAPSAVPGGGGPSRLLVFGFRLAWYAACAVVLVWVASSRREHLSDGHVRGLLAWLFLVCTAGGIVGLLYPDLEITSLTEALLPGALRENAFVASLVHAEVADVQWVLGRPEPRPKAPFAFTNTWGSVLSLALVFLVALDRRRRPWLRLAIPALLVVAAWPVVYSLNRGLWVSIAIGAVALVVLRAARGDRRAAVGLALAVIVGVGALLASPLGAIYGDRFENQHSNGRRGQLVATTAASVTTGSPVAGFGTTRDVQGSFASISGAATPDCPACGVPPLGTQGQLWLVLFSQGWVGLGLFLTFVALALARTWRCRTTNETVCTFALLFLLVQLPVYDTLGMSLYIVMVAVGLAARERSERAGALPARRRVDDLGRRLRRAAPVVAVAVLLGALAGAAVAAAPEEPEHRARMLILLTPAPVYLSTGPDRVAAGEDYDPPRNITVDTEAALLISERSLRRASAATGVAVTDLREAVAVVAPPNSEVLELSVDLPDPDQAQTAAAEVASSYLREREAFLLQRRDDLVRRLTRELAALDSGVGGSQTQRQGIAREIDYLETSRPKVGEVIRTMPAVRLPDGSEVPVASGAGLGLLAGVVLVRRPPRRPTRRPTQRPTGRGPLHPQHEEERP encoded by the coding sequence ATGCATCCGGCTGTCCTCGTCCCGCCCCCGAACGCACCCCCGGTCGCGCCCCCGGTCGCACCGCCGGCGGGGCGCTCGACGGGGGCGGCGCGACCCGGGCGCTGGACCGGTCCGGGCTGGCCGATCACGGTCCTCCTCGCCGGCTACCCCCTGTGGTGGCTGCTCGGCATCGACGCCTTCCTCCCCCTCGCCCTGGCCGTGCCGATGGCCCGGCAGCTGCTGCGCGGACGCACGGTCGTCCTGCCCGCGGGGCTCGGGTGGTACCTGCTGTTCCTCTGCTGGATCCTGCTGGGTGCCGCACTGCTGTGGACCGACGCGCCGAGCGCCGTGCCCGGCGGTGGCGGGCCCTCCCGCCTCCTCGTCTTCGGGTTCCGGCTGGCGTGGTACGCCGCGTGCGCGGTCGTGCTCGTCTGGGTCGCCAGCAGCCGGCGCGAGCACCTCTCGGACGGCCACGTCCGGGGGCTCCTCGCCTGGCTGTTCCTCGTCTGCACGGCGGGCGGCATCGTCGGGCTGCTCTACCCCGACCTCGAGATCACCTCGCTGACCGAGGCGCTGCTGCCGGGCGCCCTGCGCGAGAACGCCTTCGTCGCGTCGCTGGTGCACGCGGAGGTCGCGGACGTGCAGTGGGTCCTCGGGCGACCCGAGCCCCGCCCCAAGGCGCCGTTCGCGTTCACCAACACGTGGGGCAGCGTCCTGTCCCTCGCCCTCGTCTTCCTCGTCGCACTGGACCGGCGCCGCCGGCCGTGGCTCAGGCTCGCGATCCCCGCGCTGCTCGTGGTGGCGGCCTGGCCGGTCGTCTACTCGCTGAACCGGGGGCTGTGGGTCAGCATCGCGATCGGGGCGGTCGCGCTGGTCGTGCTCCGCGCCGCACGCGGCGACCGGCGGGCCGCGGTCGGCCTCGCCCTCGCGGTCATCGTCGGCGTCGGCGCGCTGCTCGCCAGTCCGCTCGGCGCGATCTACGGCGACCGCTTCGAGAACCAGCACAGCAACGGGCGTCGCGGGCAGCTGGTGGCCACGACCGCCGCCTCGGTGACCACCGGGTCACCGGTCGCCGGGTTCGGGACCACCCGGGACGTGCAGGGCAGCTTCGCCTCCATCAGCGGGGCCGCCACCCCCGACTGCCCCGCCTGCGGCGTGCCCCCGCTCGGCACCCAGGGCCAGCTGTGGCTGGTCCTGTTCTCCCAGGGCTGGGTCGGGCTCGGCCTGTTCCTGACCTTCGTCGCGCTCGCGCTGGCACGGACCTGGCGCTGCCGCACCACCAACGAGACGGTCTGCACCTTCGCGCTGCTCTTCCTGCTCGTCCAGCTGCCGGTGTACGACACGCTCGGCATGTCGCTCTACATCGTCATGGTGGCGGTCGGTCTCGCCGCCCGGGAGCGGTCCGAGCGGGCGGGCGCGCTGCCGGCGCGCAGGCGGGTCGACGACCTCGGCCGGCGGCTGCGCCGGGCGGCGCCGGTGGTCGCGGTGGCCGTCCTGCTGGGCGCGCTCGCGGGCGCTGCGGTGGCCGCAGCCCCCGAGGAGCCGGAGCACCGGGCACGGATGCTCATCCTGCTCACCCCCGCCCCGGTCTACCTCTCGACCGGGCCGGACCGCGTCGCCGCCGGCGAGGACTACGACCCGCCGCGGAACATCACCGTGGACACCGAGGCGGCCCTGCTGATCTCCGAGCGCTCGCTGCGCCGGGCGTCCGCGGCCACGGGGGTGGCGGTCACCGACCTGCGCGAGGCGGTCGCGGTCGTCGCCCCGCCGAACTCCGAGGTGCTCGAGCTCTCGGTCGACCTGCCAGACCCCGACCAGGCGCAGACGGCGGCGGCGGAGGTCGCCTCGTCGTACCTCCGCGAGCGCGAGGCGTTCCTCCTGCAGCGCCGCGACGACCTCGTCCGGCGCCTGACCCGCGAGCTCGCCGCCCTCGACAGCGGCGTCGGTGGGTCGCAGACCCAGCGGCAGGGCATCGCGCGGGAGATCGACTACCTCGAAACGTCGCGACCCAAGGTCGGCGAGGTCATCCGCACCATGCCGGCCGTGCGGCTGCCTGACGGCAGCGAGGTGCCGGTCGCCTCCGGCGCGGGCCTCGGCCTGCTCGCCGGCGTGGTCCTGGTCCGACGCCCGCCCCGACGCCCGACCCGACGCCCGACCCAGCGCCCGACCGGGCGCGGACCCCTGCACCCGCAGCACGAGGAGGAGCGCCCGTGA
- a CDS encoding lipopolysaccharide biosynthesis protein has product MTQGASEHLRQVARGGLVGLLGSAFAAVCGLALTVLVTRGLPAGEAGLFFAVVALFVMVATVSGLGVDTGLARFLLRLEAQGRGQDVRRAVVVAAVPAGLVACAVTVLVVLLAGPIASGAGLGDEGATVVRLAAPALPCCVLADVMLAATRAFGQMGQTAVVDRVLRAGAQVAVAAVVLSAGAGPAALALGWSAVYAGSLVLAAAALRRCLRARPKGAATVPERSLAREFWSFTWPRGVAGLAQVAVQRADIVLVTALLSPLHGALYTAATRFVAVGQMANQAIHHVLQSRFTLLLLRRDDDSLGRTFSVTTAWAVLLVWPVYLVVGAAAPVYLAIFGEEYVTRGAVITVAVMASTMLLAVASGPVDTLLLMAGRSGLSMVNGLVALAVDVAACLVLVPRVGIAGAALAWALALAVRCSLGVWQVRRAVGLTRSMWAAPALAGGAALACFGVPGLLLALRGDPSPGPVLLVAVAGSGAYAVLLVALRRPLGLGEAAAAVRRRAGREAATTPTATAGDPAQPHPGTPPLPTGGGTHPDDRIPGAAPIRVPGGGAARPKESDEPCLLET; this is encoded by the coding sequence GTGACGCAGGGGGCCTCCGAGCACCTGCGGCAGGTCGCCCGAGGGGGCCTGGTCGGCCTGCTCGGCTCGGCGTTCGCCGCCGTCTGCGGGCTGGCGCTGACCGTGCTGGTGACGCGCGGGCTCCCCGCCGGCGAGGCCGGGCTCTTCTTCGCGGTGGTCGCCCTCTTCGTCATGGTCGCCACGGTCTCCGGGCTGGGCGTCGACACGGGGCTGGCGCGGTTCCTCCTGCGCCTCGAGGCGCAGGGGCGGGGGCAGGACGTGCGCCGGGCCGTGGTGGTGGCGGCCGTCCCGGCCGGGCTCGTCGCCTGCGCCGTCACCGTGCTCGTCGTGCTCCTCGCCGGGCCGATCGCGTCGGGAGCCGGCCTCGGCGACGAGGGCGCGACGGTGGTCCGGCTGGCCGCGCCGGCCCTGCCCTGCTGCGTCCTCGCCGACGTCATGCTCGCCGCGACCCGCGCCTTCGGCCAGATGGGCCAGACCGCGGTGGTCGACCGGGTGCTGCGTGCCGGCGCCCAGGTGGCGGTGGCGGCCGTCGTGCTGTCGGCCGGAGCCGGGCCCGCGGCGCTCGCCCTGGGCTGGTCGGCGGTCTACGCCGGCTCGCTGGTCCTCGCCGCGGCGGCGCTGCGGCGGTGCCTGCGCGCCCGACCGAAGGGCGCGGCGACGGTCCCCGAGCGGTCGCTGGCCCGGGAGTTCTGGTCGTTCACGTGGCCCCGCGGCGTCGCCGGCCTCGCCCAGGTGGCGGTGCAGCGCGCCGACATCGTGCTGGTCACCGCGCTCCTCTCGCCGCTGCACGGTGCGCTCTACACCGCCGCGACCCGCTTCGTCGCCGTCGGGCAGATGGCCAACCAGGCCATCCACCACGTGCTGCAGTCGCGCTTCACCCTGCTCCTGCTCCGCCGCGACGACGACTCGCTGGGCCGCACGTTCTCGGTGACCACGGCCTGGGCGGTGCTGCTGGTGTGGCCGGTCTACCTCGTCGTGGGCGCAGCGGCGCCCGTGTACCTCGCGATCTTCGGCGAGGAGTACGTCACCCGCGGCGCCGTGATCACGGTGGCGGTGATGGCCTCCACGATGCTGCTGGCGGTGGCCTCCGGGCCGGTGGACACGCTGCTCCTCATGGCCGGCCGCAGCGGCCTCAGCATGGTCAACGGGCTGGTCGCCCTCGCGGTCGACGTCGCGGCGTGCCTGGTCCTCGTGCCCCGGGTCGGCATCGCCGGTGCGGCCCTGGCCTGGGCGCTGGCGCTGGCGGTCCGCTGCTCGCTCGGTGTCTGGCAGGTCCGCCGTGCCGTGGGGCTGACCCGCTCGATGTGGGCCGCACCCGCGCTCGCCGGCGGCGCCGCCCTGGCCTGCTTCGGCGTGCCGGGCCTGCTGCTCGCCCTGCGGGGCGACCCCTCGCCCGGACCCGTGCTCCTCGTGGCCGTGGCCGGCTCCGGCGCCTACGCGGTGCTGCTGGTCGCCCTGCGTCGCCCGCTCGGCCTGGGCGAGGCGGCGGCCGCCGTACGCCGCCGGGCCGGCCGCGAGGCAGCCACCACCCCCACCGCGACCGCCGGCGACCCGGCGCAGCCGCACCCAGGAACCCCGCCGCTCCCGACCGGGGGCGGCACCCATCCAGACGACCGGATCCCCGGCGCGGCACCCATCCGGGTGCCCGGCGGGGGAGCGGCGCGACCGAAGGAGAGTGACGAGCCGTGCTTGCTCGAGACCTGA
- a CDS encoding methyltransferase domain-containing protein: protein MSTLTTALHRSRVRGLRHRIGRRIHDGTAAGTAAVGRAPMPPPLKKALSVAVWHQGTSRVPLAKVLLGGQNGLPASAVAEATGDLLWGSRTIADGPHAALLRAGRERPLTDEEVLASEYAALARACIRVSGQYFGATDDAGVLEIAREFLARAADATDLGTAEREPTRPNQSAAGSPVLLAPVRDSDCYQVVDGHHRLALDVEHGAVAVEARVRRLAVSTPLQDVLDSMSWIGGEHELYQPVDAPELRRSWRVVRRCTDRLEAMSPLLEEAAAGSDHPTYLDVAACYGWFVSEVGKRGFEAEGIERDPAAPGLSAALHGTDPGHIHTGDAVDFLRAAERPWDVVSCFSLLHHFVLGRGTSSPEELVRLLDRATGRVLFLDTGQAHEQWFRESLPEWDAEHVRSFLAEHTTFDRIIDLGPDTDAVVPYERNYGRHLFACVRDR, encoded by the coding sequence ATGAGCACGCTCACCACCGCCCTGCACCGCTCCCGGGTCCGCGGGCTGCGGCACCGGATCGGACGACGCATCCACGACGGCACCGCGGCGGGGACCGCCGCGGTGGGCCGCGCGCCGATGCCGCCGCCGCTCAAGAAGGCGCTCTCGGTGGCCGTCTGGCACCAGGGCACCAGCCGGGTCCCGCTCGCCAAGGTGCTCCTGGGCGGCCAGAACGGTCTGCCCGCCTCCGCCGTCGCGGAGGCCACCGGCGACCTGCTCTGGGGGTCGCGGACGATCGCCGACGGGCCGCACGCGGCCCTGCTCCGGGCCGGCCGGGAGCGTCCGCTCACCGACGAGGAGGTGCTCGCGAGCGAGTACGCCGCCCTCGCCCGCGCCTGCATCCGGGTGTCGGGGCAGTACTTCGGGGCCACCGACGACGCCGGCGTGCTCGAGATCGCCCGGGAGTTCCTCGCCCGGGCGGCGGACGCGACCGACCTCGGGACGGCCGAGCGCGAGCCGACCCGTCCGAACCAGAGCGCCGCCGGCTCGCCGGTCCTGCTCGCACCGGTGCGGGACTCCGACTGCTACCAGGTCGTGGACGGCCACCACCGGCTCGCCCTGGACGTCGAGCACGGAGCGGTCGCGGTCGAGGCGCGCGTGCGCCGGCTCGCGGTCAGCACCCCGCTGCAGGACGTCCTGGACTCGATGTCGTGGATCGGCGGCGAGCACGAGCTCTACCAGCCCGTCGACGCCCCCGAGCTCCGCCGGTCCTGGCGGGTCGTGCGTCGCTGCACCGACCGGCTCGAGGCGATGTCCCCGCTGCTCGAGGAGGCCGCGGCGGGCAGCGACCACCCGACGTACCTCGACGTGGCCGCCTGCTACGGCTGGTTCGTCAGCGAGGTCGGCAAGCGGGGCTTCGAGGCCGAGGGCATCGAGCGGGACCCGGCGGCGCCGGGCCTCTCGGCGGCGCTGCACGGCACCGACCCCGGGCACATCCACACCGGCGACGCCGTGGACTTCCTGCGCGCCGCCGAGCGCCCGTGGGACGTCGTGTCGTGCTTCAGCCTCCTGCACCACTTCGTCCTGGGCCGCGGCACGTCCTCGCCCGAGGAGCTGGTGCGGCTGCTCGACCGCGCGACCGGCCGCGTGCTCTTCCTGGACACCGGGCAGGCGCACGAGCAGTGGTTCCGCGAGTCGCTCCCGGAGTGGGACGCCGAGCACGTGCGCTCCTTCCTCGCCGAGCACACGACGTTCGACCGGATCATCGACCTCGGTCCCGACACCGACGCCGTCGTGCCCTACGAGCGGAACTACGGCCGTCACCTCTTCGCCTGCGTGAGGGACCGGTGA
- a CDS encoding sensor histidine kinase KdpD: MLTVLVLVVAPLPVVYLLVPASRSVRYAALAHELCVYPSVLAAGLLFYISWRMSQDSTTGWLAAGVTFVGAQGLGASAVHLAQPGAAAQHAGWLAMVDLGVQLVVVVVTVLAARHVLRLDPFVLGLLCGLLTTFVRGGVLELPSMDLTEASLRRAAVVLVLLQLVGAVLIGRLPRSPLWVRARVAAAVVLLAGAHLLSAPTRIGGAVGDGASVLLTVSGCVVLVTAGLALLQHQLQRQRGAIRGLHERVEHLEADVRTDRARLHEVGATIAGIAHASRLLHSGELPAQARRRDLERMVDAEMARLQRLVDRRRTGPLEDVALGTALEPLVTAHRARGRQVHWQPSGLQVRCRPDDLVEVVNILLENAAQHAGTDVTIDARSTGDDVEIQVCDRGPGVPAGLVEEVFAWGHRGRRSSGQGIGLNIALRLMNEQDGDLRLETRTGGGATFVLTLPAAPASSEGGSAERAS; this comes from the coding sequence GTGCTGACCGTCCTCGTGCTGGTCGTCGCGCCGCTCCCGGTCGTCTACCTGCTCGTGCCCGCCAGCCGGAGCGTCCGGTACGCCGCGCTCGCCCACGAGCTGTGCGTCTACCCGTCGGTCCTCGCGGCGGGCCTGCTGTTCTACATCAGCTGGCGGATGAGCCAGGACAGCACCACCGGGTGGCTCGCGGCCGGGGTCACCTTCGTCGGCGCGCAGGGACTCGGGGCGTCGGCGGTGCACCTCGCCCAGCCCGGCGCCGCCGCCCAGCACGCGGGGTGGCTGGCCATGGTCGACCTCGGCGTCCAGCTCGTCGTGGTGGTCGTGACCGTGCTCGCCGCCCGGCACGTGCTGCGCCTCGACCCCTTCGTCCTCGGCCTGCTCTGCGGCCTCCTCACGACGTTCGTCCGCGGCGGGGTGCTCGAGCTGCCCTCGATGGACCTCACCGAGGCGTCCCTGCGGCGGGCGGCGGTCGTGCTCGTCCTCCTGCAGCTCGTGGGGGCCGTCCTGATCGGCCGGCTCCCCCGCTCCCCGCTCTGGGTGCGCGCCCGCGTCGCGGCCGCCGTCGTGCTGCTGGCGGGCGCCCACCTCCTGAGCGCCCCGACGCGCATCGGCGGCGCGGTCGGCGACGGCGCGTCGGTGCTGCTGACCGTCTCGGGCTGCGTCGTGCTCGTCACCGCCGGCCTCGCGCTGCTGCAGCACCAGCTGCAGCGCCAGCGCGGAGCGATCCGGGGCCTGCACGAGCGGGTCGAGCACCTCGAGGCCGACGTCCGCACCGACCGGGCCCGGCTGCACGAGGTCGGCGCCACGATCGCCGGCATCGCCCACGCCTCCCGGCTGCTGCACTCCGGCGAGCTCCCGGCGCAGGCCCGCCGCCGCGACCTCGAGCGCATGGTCGACGCCGAGATGGCGCGCCTGCAGCGGCTCGTGGACCGGCGCCGCACCGGCCCGCTGGAGGACGTCGCCCTGGGCACGGCGCTCGAGCCGCTGGTGACCGCCCACCGGGCCCGGGGCCGCCAGGTGCACTGGCAGCCGAGCGGCCTCCAGGTCCGGTGCCGCCCCGACGACCTCGTGGAGGTCGTCAACATCCTGCTCGAGAACGCCGCGCAGCACGCCGGCACGGACGTCACCATCGACGCCCGCTCGACCGGCGACGACGTGGAGATCCAGGTCTGCGACCGTGGCCCCGGCGTCCCGGCCGGCCTGGTGGAGGAGGTGTTCGCCTGGGGCCACCGGGGCCGGCGCTCGTCGGGCCAGGGCATCGGGCTGAACATCGCCCTCCGGCTGATGAACGAGCAGGACGGCGACCTCCGGCTGGAGACCCGCACGGGCGGCGGGGCGACGTTCGTCCTCACCCTGCCCGCTGCGCCGGCGTCGAGCGAGGGCGGCAGCGCGGAGCGGGCCTCGTGA
- a CDS encoding glycosyltransferase family A protein — MRTDRPATPTTTTTATTPAPRQGRRRLPSVDVVVAVRADPGQARTAVASVLAQDYAGRIRCLVVHDRDHRPGGGPGDPGGLDGLGGLEGLDGRAPGRSVEVLANTRSPGSAGARNTGILAGGGDLVAFCDQADVWFEDKVTRQVAVLERTGAAASVTGVVVDHRDHRTTRIPRPDELTVHRLARRPTAAGHVPTVMVRRSRLLDDIGLLDEELPGGYAEDYDWLLRAATVDRFAVVEMGLVLARPRPLGPQWPAAVAAIDRLIAKHAAFAEDPRALGRLHGQRAVALAASGQHGALVAAARALRTWPWDPSGYVAGAVALHLLSVDAVVERADRRGRVG, encoded by the coding sequence GTGAGGACCGACCGGCCCGCCACGCCCACCACCACCACCACTGCCACCACTCCCGCTCCCAGGCAGGGGCGCCGCCGGCTGCCGAGCGTCGACGTGGTCGTCGCGGTCCGCGCGGACCCCGGGCAGGCGCGCACCGCCGTGGCCTCGGTGCTGGCCCAGGACTACGCGGGCCGGATCCGCTGCCTGGTGGTCCACGACCGGGACCACCGGCCGGGCGGCGGCCCGGGCGACCCGGGCGGCCTCGACGGGCTGGGCGGCCTCGAGGGCCTGGACGGCCGGGCACCCGGCCGGTCCGTCGAGGTGCTCGCCAACACCCGCTCCCCCGGGTCCGCGGGTGCGCGCAACACGGGGATCCTCGCCGGCGGCGGCGACCTCGTCGCGTTCTGCGACCAGGCCGACGTGTGGTTCGAGGACAAGGTGACCCGCCAGGTGGCCGTCCTGGAGCGCACCGGCGCGGCCGCCTCGGTCACCGGGGTGGTCGTCGACCACCGTGACCACCGCACCACGCGCATCCCCAGGCCCGACGAGCTCACCGTGCACCGCCTCGCCCGGCGGCCGACCGCCGCGGGCCACGTCCCGACCGTCATGGTGCGGCGCTCGCGCCTGCTCGACGACATCGGGCTGCTCGACGAGGAGCTGCCGGGTGGGTACGCCGAGGACTACGACTGGCTCCTGCGGGCCGCGACCGTCGACCGGTTCGCCGTGGTCGAGATGGGGCTCGTCCTCGCCCGCCCCCGGCCCCTCGGCCCGCAGTGGCCGGCCGCCGTCGCGGCGATCGACCGGCTGATCGCCAAGCACGCCGCGTTCGCCGAGGACCCCCGGGCGCTCGGACGGCTGCACGGGCAGCGCGCCGTCGCGCTCGCCGCCTCCGGCCAGCACGGGGCGCTCGTCGCCGCCGCGCGCGCCCTGCGGACCTGGCCCTGGGACCCGAGCGGGTACGTCGCCGGCGCCGTCGCCCTCCACCTGCTGTCCGTCGACGCGGTGGTCGAGCGGGCCGACCGCCGCGGCCGCGTGGGCTGA